The following is a genomic window from Pseudomonas sp. FP2335.
CCGTGGGCTTTGGTGATGATCCGTGGGCCTTTCTCTTTCAATTGCTTGAAGTCACTGAACGGCGCCAAGTGATGCTCACTGCTCAAGGCTTGCCATTCACGGGTTTGCGGGTTGTTGCTGGACATACCAATCTCCTAGACTTTTCAGTGAAGGGCGCGCGGGTTACCCCGTGCGCCCGGCGCATCAGACGGCGAAGAGCAGGAATTCCCGCTCCCACGAACTGATCACGCGCTTGAAGTTTTCATGCTCGGCCCGCTTGACCGCGACGTAGCCTGTGATGAATTTCTGACCCAGGTATTTCTCGATGGTCTTGCTGTTTTCCATGCGCTCCAGGGCGTCTTCGATGGTCAACGGCAGGCGCAGGTTGCGTCGCTCGTAACCACGGCCGACCACAGGTGCGCTCGGGTTATGGCCTTCGACCATGCCGATGTAGCCGCACAGCAGGCTGGCGGCAATCGCCAGGTACGGGTTGGCGTCGGCGCCCGGCAGGCGGTTTTCCACACGACGGTTCTGCGGGCCGGCATCCGGTACGCGCAGGCCGACGGTGCGGTTTTCTTCACCCCATTCCACGTTGACCGGCGCCGACGTGTCGGGCAGGAAGCGGCGGAACGAGTTCACGTTGGGGGCGAACAGCGGCAGCAATTCGGGGATGAATTTCTGCAGGCCGCCAATGTGGTTGAGGAACAGCTGGCTCATGGTCCCGTCTTCATTGGAGAAGACGTTCTTGCCAGTGGCGATGTCGATGATGCTCTGGTGCAGGTGCATCGCACTGCCGGGCTCGCCGGTCATGGGCTTGGCCATGAAGGTGGCGGCCACGTCGTGCTTGAGTGCGGCTTCACGCATGGTGCGCTTGAACACCAGGATCTGGTCGGCCAGGGACAGCGCGTCGCCGTGACGGAAGTTGATTTCCATCTGCGCGGTGCCGTCTTCGTGGATCAGGGTGTCGAGGTCCAGTTCCTGCAGTTCGCACCAGTCGTAGACGTCTTCGAACAACGGGTCGAATTCGTTGGCCGCTTCTATAGAGAAGGACTGGCGACCGGTCTCCGGGCGACCGGAACGGCCGATCGGCGGTTGCAGCGGGAAGTCGGGGTCTTCGCAGCGCTTGGTCAGGTAGAACTCCATTTCCGGTGCCACGATGGGCTGCCAACCTTTGTCGGCGTAGAGCTGGAGGACTTTCTTGAGCACGTTGCGCGGCGACAGCTCGATCGGGTTGCCTTGCTTGTCGTAGGTGTCGTGAATCACCTGCGCGGTCGGCTCGATGGCCCAGGGCACCAGGTAGACGGCGTTCTGGTCGGGGCGGCAGATCATGTCGATGTCGGCCGGGTCGAGCAATTCGTAATAGATGTCGTCTTCGACATAGTCGCCGGTCACGGTCTGCAACAAAACACTCTCGGGCAGGCGCATGCCTTTTTCGGCGATGAACTTGTTGGTCGGCGAGATCTTGCCCCGGGTGATGCCGGTCAGGTCGCCAATCATGCATTCGACTTCTGTGATCTTGTGGTCTTTCAACCAATCGGTGAGCTGGTCGAGGTTGTTACTCATAAATGCCTCTGGGCTGGGTTTCCTGGCATCCATTAAAGGCCAGGCGTTGGTTGACGCAGCATCCGCGTCGTCTTTTCGTTCCGGATAGGAGCTTACCTGCCATTTGTGGTGGTGTTGCATTCCTAAAGCAAAAGCCGTGCAGAATCATGAGCGGCACCTTGGCAGGCGCGCTTCTTGAGACAGGCATTGGAGTCGCGAGGCGGTAAAGACGCAGGCGGTTGAACCGTCAAGAATATTGACCGGAACCCCCACACGGGCAAAGGAAGAATGAGCGATGGAACTGGCCTGCCTGAAGCAGGCAGAGACGCCGGTTGGAGACAGGCGACGCATGAAACACCCCGGTATTATTGCTGTTATGGGTTTGAATCGAGCTTAGCCTTGTTCATTTTTTTACACAACTCCCCCGTAAAAAATACAACACGGCCCGCTCAAGCCCGCGAGTCCCACACCATTCAAAGCGGAAAAATCGCCCCAAAAAGCCCCAAAAAAGCCATTGCAGCGCTTTTTTAGGGCAAAAAAGGCCTCGCTTGACTTCGGCATGCCGTTCGGGTTGACTGAAACCAGAAAAGATCAATGATTGATATTTTTAACAACAAAGGTGTTGCATCATGTCGGTACCCCCGCGTGCCGTTCAGCTTAACGAAGCGAACGCGTTCCTTAAGGATCATCCTGAGGTTCTGTACGTAGACCTTCTAATTGCGGATATGAATGGTGTGGTGCGCGGCAAGCGCATCGAACGCACCAGCCTCCACAAGGTTTACGAGAAGGGCATTAACCTGCCTGCCTCTTTATTTGCCCTGGATATCAACGGCTCGACGGTGGAAAGCACCGGCCTGGGCCTGGACATCGGTGATGCTGACCGAATCTGTTATCCGATCCCCGACACCCTGTGCAATGAGCCCTGGCAAAAGCGCCCAACCGCGCAACTGCTGATGACCATGCACGAACTCGAA
Proteins encoded in this region:
- a CDS encoding glutamine synthetase family protein → MSNNLDQLTDWLKDHKITEVECMIGDLTGITRGKISPTNKFIAEKGMRLPESVLLQTVTGDYVEDDIYYELLDPADIDMICRPDQNAVYLVPWAIEPTAQVIHDTYDKQGNPIELSPRNVLKKVLQLYADKGWQPIVAPEMEFYLTKRCEDPDFPLQPPIGRSGRPETGRQSFSIEAANEFDPLFEDVYDWCELQELDLDTLIHEDGTAQMEINFRHGDALSLADQILVFKRTMREAALKHDVAATFMAKPMTGEPGSAMHLHQSIIDIATGKNVFSNEDGTMSQLFLNHIGGLQKFIPELLPLFAPNVNSFRRFLPDTSAPVNVEWGEENRTVGLRVPDAGPQNRRVENRLPGADANPYLAIAASLLCGYIGMVEGHNPSAPVVGRGYERRNLRLPLTIEDALERMENSKTIEKYLGQKFITGYVAVKRAEHENFKRVISSWEREFLLFAV